A region of uncultured Draconibacterium sp. DNA encodes the following proteins:
- a CDS encoding alpha/beta hydrolase, which produces MASSYEVVINQDTKLGASFIEKDEVNHLMVAQNIPYAKPGVKQLKYDVFAPEGARNLPCIIIIHGGGWIWNTEDIMRGMARELTKDGKYVVFSIDYRWAGNSDGDEVGNTMADIIGDVFGAIAHIMEHAADYGGDPTRIAVTGDSAGGHLSAVAGTMPNKIGDGGFGKTEGVFEFMPSYIPKNKTVDQVRSEMMKAIKAAAPSYGVFGSDRLNHYSEDPKADDTWKEAIAPLSNIPNAEERKIPHYLTRGTKDALIPDDGVKRYVDALVEAGQRVQYVQVGGAGHAFFDWKPDDRTKATFKKYGVYYVNEMETFFNSVFYPRN; this is translated from the coding sequence ATGGCATCGTCCTACGAGGTGGTGATCAACCAGGATACAAAACTGGGCGCATCGTTTATCGAAAAAGATGAAGTAAACCACCTGATGGTTGCTCAAAATATTCCGTATGCCAAACCAGGCGTTAAACAATTAAAATACGATGTATTTGCCCCGGAAGGTGCCCGTAACCTGCCTTGTATTATTATCATTCATGGGGGAGGCTGGATTTGGAATACCGAAGATATTATGCGCGGAATGGCCCGCGAATTAACAAAAGACGGCAAATATGTTGTTTTTAGTATTGATTATCGTTGGGCAGGAAACAGCGATGGCGACGAGGTTGGAAATACCATGGCCGACATCATTGGTGATGTGTTTGGCGCCATTGCCCACATTATGGAACACGCAGCAGATTATGGTGGCGACCCAACCCGAATCGCTGTAACCGGCGACAGCGCCGGAGGTCATTTATCGGCAGTGGCCGGAACCATGCCCAACAAAATTGGCGACGGAGGTTTTGGCAAAACCGAAGGCGTGTTTGAGTTTATGCCGTCGTATATTCCAAAAAATAAAACGGTTGACCAGGTGCGTTCTGAAATGATGAAGGCTATTAAAGCGGCTGCACCAAGTTACGGTGTATTTGGTAGCGACAGGCTGAATCATTATTCCGAAGATCCGAAAGCCGACGATACCTGGAAAGAAGCAATTGCGCCATTGAGCAATATCCCGAATGCAGAGGAGCGTAAAATTCCGCATTACCTTACCCGCGGAACAAAAGACGCTTTAATACCCGACGATGGCGTTAAACGTTATGTTGATGCTTTGGTGGAAGCCGGACAACGGGTGCAGTATGTACAGGTAGGCGGTGCCGGACATGCTTTCTTCGATTGGAAACCGGACGACCGGACCAAAGCAACATTTAAAAAATACGGTGTTTATTACGTCAACGAAATGGAGACTTTCTTCAATTCGGTGTTTTATCCGAGAAACTAA
- a CDS encoding ammonia-forming cytochrome c nitrite reductase subunit c552: MNFRKSQLLVVVAVMLAAISCKQKPKEVNNEFTGSASCIECHENFYKLWEPSYHAQAMMPINAAFMAEHQLPDSEPIDVEGHLFQVEFKDSTMVLYERDGNELLKTYDVIWAMGGHNVYTFLTPFEKGKLQNIPLAFDANRKEWFNYPMAGMRHFGGDMPDDEALPWKDDMFAFNTGCYSCHISQLSTNFDLATDTYHTTWKEPGINCETCHGPAGEHVRIFKALKEGEEADELGLISTKVFTQEQHVASCSPCHAKMNPITPSYMPGDKYFDNYNLTTLEDRDFYPDGRSLGENYTLTEWMMNPCAENSELHCVTCHTSSGRDRNKDNPNQACLKCHNNRTEDLETHTGHPASAGLTCLSCHMPKREFVGRFLRSDHSFRPPMPEATIKFGSPNACNLCHKDKSPEWANKIVKARPNGNYQEETLRWAQLIKEARDMKWENVDKMFATIRNPKTDDVVANSLIRLLGNYPDASKAGVLIDALSNESELVRSSAAYGLGGIFTDEVKTALLKACQDDIRLVRIQAANAILTFPQDEFTAEEQTIIAAAEKEYVTSMTSRQDNWSNHYNLGLYHQNKGEATEALNSYETAARLYPPAVLPLINSSVLYSYVGNNEKAEENLKKVLEYEPKNEAANLNLGLLLAEQGRLDEAEKALRTALEANPENQPVAAKNLSVIVAQHGDLAGAVKYAELAYKARPENPDYGYTLAYYQMQNGQTSTAKKTLEKVISKSPEYLSATGYLAQIYLQEGNKDKALQLYKNALKVEGISEQDRASIQQSISMLQQSM, translated from the coding sequence ATGAATTTCCGGAAATCTCAACTATTAGTTGTTGTTGCAGTAATGTTAGCGGCAATTTCGTGTAAGCAAAAACCAAAAGAGGTAAATAACGAATTTACCGGATCGGCAAGTTGTATCGAGTGTCACGAGAACTTCTATAAGCTTTGGGAACCATCGTATCACGCACAGGCAATGATGCCGATAAACGCGGCCTTTATGGCAGAGCATCAGTTACCCGATAGCGAACCCATTGACGTGGAAGGGCACCTGTTTCAGGTGGAGTTTAAAGATTCAACCATGGTATTGTACGAGCGCGATGGCAACGAACTGCTAAAAACCTACGACGTAATTTGGGCAATGGGCGGACATAATGTGTATACTTTCCTTACACCCTTTGAGAAAGGGAAACTGCAGAATATTCCGCTGGCTTTTGATGCCAACCGCAAAGAGTGGTTTAATTACCCCATGGCCGGTATGCGCCATTTTGGTGGAGATATGCCCGATGATGAAGCATTACCCTGGAAAGACGATATGTTTGCCTTTAACACCGGTTGCTACAGCTGTCACATCAGCCAGTTGAGTACCAACTTCGATTTGGCAACCGATACCTATCATACCACCTGGAAGGAACCCGGAATTAATTGCGAAACCTGTCACGGACCGGCAGGCGAGCACGTGCGTATTTTCAAAGCATTAAAAGAAGGCGAGGAAGCCGATGAGCTGGGGCTGATAAGTACAAAAGTATTTACACAGGAGCAGCATGTGGCATCCTGTTCGCCTTGTCATGCGAAAATGAATCCTATTACACCAAGTTACATGCCCGGCGATAAGTATTTCGATAACTATAACCTGACTACGCTGGAGGATCGTGACTTTTATCCCGATGGCCGTTCATTGGGAGAGAATTACACCCTGACCGAGTGGATGATGAACCCGTGTGCCGAAAATAGCGAGCTGCATTGTGTTACCTGTCATACGTCAAGTGGCCGTGATCGAAATAAGGATAATCCTAACCAGGCTTGTTTGAAATGCCATAATAACCGCACCGAAGATTTGGAAACGCATACCGGGCATCCGGCTTCGGCAGGGCTAACCTGCCTGAGTTGTCACATGCCAAAGCGCGAGTTTGTTGGCCGCTTTCTGCGTAGCGATCACTCGTTCCGTCCGCCAATGCCTGAGGCTACCATTAAGTTTGGTTCGCCAAATGCCTGTAATTTGTGTCATAAAGATAAATCGCCCGAGTGGGCCAATAAAATTGTAAAGGCGCGCCCAAATGGCAATTACCAGGAAGAAACCTTACGATGGGCACAACTGATAAAAGAAGCCCGCGACATGAAATGGGAAAATGTGGATAAGATGTTCGCAACCATCCGCAATCCAAAAACCGATGATGTAGTGGCCAATTCACTTATCCGTTTGTTGGGAAATTATCCCGACGCATCGAAAGCCGGTGTGCTGATTGATGCTTTGAGTAACGAATCGGAACTGGTGCGCTCGTCGGCGGCGTACGGTTTGGGAGGCATATTTACCGATGAAGTGAAAACGGCCTTACTGAAAGCTTGTCAGGATGATATTCGTTTGGTGCGCATACAGGCCGCCAATGCCATTTTAACTTTCCCTCAGGATGAGTTTACCGCAGAAGAACAAACAATAATTGCCGCTGCCGAAAAGGAATATGTAACATCGATGACTTCGCGCCAGGACAACTGGAGCAATCACTATAACCTTGGTTTGTATCATCAGAACAAAGGAGAAGCAACAGAAGCTTTGAATTCGTACGAAACAGCTGCCCGTTTATATCCTCCGGCGGTATTGCCGTTAATCAACAGCAGTGTATTGTATTCGTATGTGGGCAACAACGAAAAAGCCGAGGAGAATCTGAAGAAAGTACTGGAATACGAGCCAAAGAACGAAGCTGCCAACCTGAACCTGGGCTTACTGCTGGCCGAGCAGGGACGATTGGATGAAGCCGAAAAGGCCTTACGAACAGCGCTGGAAGCCAATCCCGAAAACCAACCCGTTGCCGCCAAAAACCTGAGTGTGATTGTAGCGCAGCACGGCGATTTGGCCGGAGCGGTAAAATATGCCGAATTGGCCTATAAAGCACGGCCCGAAAATCCTGATTACGGGTATACGCTGGCGTATTATCAAATGCAAAACGGACAGACTTCGACTGCTAAAAAAACCTTGGAAAAAGTGATCAGCAAATCGCCCGAATACCTTTCTGCAACAGGTTATCTGGCGCAGATTTATCTGCAGGAAGGCAACAAAGACAAAGCGCTGCAATTGTATAAAAATGCACTAAAGGTTGAAGGTATCTCGGAACAAGACCGGGCAAGCATCCAACAATCGATAAGCATGTTGCAGCAAAGTATGTAA
- a CDS encoding alpha-galactosidase: protein MKRIYLLTIVLLLSAAVYAQETIIPISTNDNLMLLQTSRDGRLNTVYFGEPLANESEYAAVARGYNLSDNNSAINNATYTSSGTWNLVEPAIEVIQSDGNTSLELKYVSHSAETTSDNAVLTTIVLEDAQYQFQVKLFYKAWTKENVIEQWTEIQHNQDDAVTLKKFASANLFFTGNEFYLTSYGNEWAKEMQRNEEKLTRGIKSIDSKLGTRAFLLQSPNFILSFDGKAAENNGTVVLGQLAWSSNFRYDFEVDPQSNVRFIAGINPFASEYELQPGEVFKTPGLVYVVSHKGTGEASRNLHSWARDYRVLDGNGERLTLLNNWEATYFDFDEDKLTALFKDAKELGVDLFLLDDGWFANKYPRNGDNAGLGDWQENKKKLPHGIGYLVEEATKEGVKFGIWIEPEMVNPKSELYENHIDWVIRQPERPEKYFRNQLVLDLSNPEVQDFVFGVVDNLLTENPELAFIKWDCNSVIYNAHSAYLEKEGIPQTHIYTEYTKGLYNVMERVREKFPKVPIMMCSGGGGRGDYELFKYFTEFWPSDDTDPLERVFMQWNYSYFFPSIVTDCHVTDWSDLPLKYRVDVASMGKLGFDIVAHELSENDMKFAKQAVQNYHSFKDVVWHGDMYRLVSPYENDFASLMYVNKEKSRAVVFNYLSNFRYKQTASVLPVKFAGLNPAKQYTVKELNVYPGRRSWIDSDKVYSGDFLMKVGINPHVTLRSTSVVLEVNEVE, encoded by the coding sequence ATGAAAAGAATATATCTGTTAACAATCGTTCTGTTGCTGTCTGCTGCTGTTTATGCGCAGGAAACGATCATTCCCATTTCAACCAACGACAACCTGATGTTGTTGCAAACATCACGCGACGGCCGTTTAAATACCGTGTATTTTGGCGAACCGCTGGCCAATGAATCGGAGTATGCCGCGGTGGCACGAGGTTACAATCTAAGCGATAACAACAGTGCAATTAACAATGCCACGTACACCTCATCCGGTACCTGGAACCTGGTGGAGCCGGCTATTGAGGTGATTCAAAGTGATGGAAATACTTCGCTGGAGTTGAAATATGTGAGCCATTCTGCCGAAACGACTTCGGATAATGCGGTGCTGACGACCATTGTTTTGGAAGATGCACAATACCAGTTTCAGGTGAAGCTTTTTTACAAGGCGTGGACCAAAGAGAATGTGATTGAACAATGGACCGAGATACAACACAACCAGGATGATGCCGTAACGCTGAAAAAGTTTGCATCGGCCAACCTGTTTTTTACCGGCAATGAGTTTTACCTTACCAGTTATGGCAACGAGTGGGCAAAAGAAATGCAGCGCAACGAGGAAAAACTGACCCGCGGAATAAAGTCAATCGACTCGAAACTGGGAACACGTGCTTTTTTGCTGCAGTCGCCCAATTTTATCCTTTCGTTTGATGGCAAAGCTGCCGAGAACAACGGAACAGTGGTGTTGGGGCAGTTGGCGTGGAGCTCGAACTTTCGTTATGATTTTGAAGTAGATCCGCAGAGCAATGTGCGTTTTATTGCCGGCATTAATCCGTTTGCATCGGAATATGAATTACAGCCGGGCGAAGTGTTTAAAACGCCCGGGTTGGTTTATGTGGTGTCGCACAAAGGCACCGGCGAAGCCAGCCGAAACCTGCACAGCTGGGCACGCGATTACCGTGTTCTGGATGGCAACGGCGAACGCCTTACACTGCTGAACAACTGGGAGGCGACTTACTTCGATTTTGATGAAGACAAGCTTACCGCCCTGTTTAAAGATGCCAAAGAACTGGGTGTTGATTTGTTTTTGCTCGACGATGGCTGGTTTGCCAACAAATACCCGCGCAACGGCGACAATGCAGGTTTGGGCGACTGGCAGGAAAACAAAAAGAAACTGCCGCACGGAATTGGTTACCTGGTGGAAGAAGCTACAAAGGAGGGTGTAAAATTTGGTATTTGGATTGAGCCGGAGATGGTAAATCCGAAAAGTGAATTGTATGAGAATCATATCGATTGGGTGATACGTCAGCCGGAGCGCCCCGAGAAATATTTCCGTAACCAGCTGGTGTTGGATCTGTCGAACCCAGAAGTGCAGGACTTTGTTTTTGGCGTGGTGGATAACTTACTGACAGAAAATCCGGAGCTGGCTTTTATTAAGTGGGATTGCAACTCGGTAATTTACAATGCACACTCGGCGTATCTCGAAAAAGAGGGTATTCCGCAAACGCACATTTACACCGAATACACCAAGGGCCTGTACAATGTAATGGAACGCGTGCGGGAGAAATTCCCGAAAGTGCCGATTATGATGTGCTCGGGTGGTGGCGGCCGCGGCGATTACGAGTTGTTTAAATACTTTACCGAGTTTTGGCCCAGCGACGATACCGATCCGCTGGAGCGCGTGTTTATGCAGTGGAATTATTCGTATTTCTTTCCTTCGATCGTTACCGATTGCCACGTTACCGACTGGAGCGATCTTCCGCTAAAATATCGTGTTGATGTGGCCAGCATGGGTAAACTGGGTTTCGATATTGTGGCTCACGAGCTCAGCGAAAACGATATGAAATTTGCCAAACAGGCCGTGCAGAATTATCACTCGTTTAAAGATGTGGTGTGGCATGGCGATATGTACCGTCTGGTAAGTCCGTACGAAAACGATTTTGCCTCGCTGATGTATGTAAACAAGGAAAAGAGCAGGGCAGTGGTGTTTAACTACCTCTCGAATTTCAGGTACAAACAAACGGCCTCTGTGCTTCCTGTTAAGTTTGCCGGCCTCAATCCTGCCAAACAATACACTGTAAAAGAACTAAATGTTTACCCGGGACGCCGCTCGTGGATCGATTCAGATAAAGTATATTCCGGCGATTTTCTTATGAAAGTGGGCATTAATCCGCACGTTACGCTGCGCAGTACCAGCGTGGTGTTGGAGGTGAATGAGGTGGAGTAA
- a CDS encoding class I SAM-dependent methyltransferase — MDRKKHWEEIYQSKDTAEVSWFQASPTTSLQFVKEFKLPLSARIIDVGGGDSFMVDRLLEMGYSNITVLDISETAIKKAQQRLGEKAKTVKWIVADAAGFQPKETYDFWHDRAAFHFLTGKQEIRNYVDTIRSFVKPGGYLVLGTFSEQGPTKCSGIEIKQYSENTMTSLLTDFFNKIRCITVDHKTPFNTLQNFIFCSFQRLAM, encoded by the coding sequence ATGGACCGAAAAAAGCATTGGGAAGAGATCTATCAAAGCAAAGATACCGCGGAGGTGAGCTGGTTTCAGGCTTCACCAACAACATCGCTACAATTTGTGAAGGAGTTTAAACTGCCCCTGTCGGCACGAATTATTGACGTGGGCGGCGGCGACAGTTTTATGGTGGATCGTTTACTGGAAATGGGTTATAGCAACATTACCGTTCTCGATATCTCTGAAACAGCCATTAAAAAGGCACAGCAGAGATTAGGTGAAAAAGCCAAAACGGTAAAATGGATAGTTGCTGATGCGGCAGGATTTCAGCCAAAAGAAACCTACGATTTCTGGCACGACAGGGCTGCCTTTCATTTTTTAACCGGCAAGCAGGAGATCCGTAACTATGTCGATACCATCCGTTCGTTTGTTAAGCCGGGTGGTTACCTGGTGTTGGGAACCTTCTCGGAACAAGGCCCGACAAAATGCAGCGGCATAGAAATAAAACAGTACTCGGAAAATACAATGACCAGTCTGTTAACTGATTTCTTTAATAAAATCAGGTGTATTACCGTCGATCATAAAACACCTTTTAATACCCTTCAGAATTTTATTTTCTGCAGTTTCCAAAGATTGGCGATGTAA
- a CDS encoding restriction endonuclease: protein MEIPKFHETFIPILKVLENGETLKTREMYKKVIEQYYSGLSKEQLEQTTKSGDILIINRIAWGKSYLKKGGYIEFPKRGLVKITEKGKKYSTTELTLKQVENSENYLEFYNQENSKKDSTPSVIENASPQDLIDEGFNQIDIQVKDELLERLKEIDPFYFEKVILILLKKMGYGDFVETAKTGDGGIDGIINEDKLGLDKIYIQAKRYGENKVREKDIRNFIGAMSGDTQKGVFVTTSSFDARATKKAHDAHHTIILIDGLKLVDLMHQYNVGIQVKAVYEVKELDNDFFE, encoded by the coding sequence ATGGAGATACCAAAATTTCATGAGACATTTATACCAATTTTGAAGGTACTAGAAAATGGCGAAACTCTCAAAACAAGAGAAATGTATAAAAAAGTCATTGAACAATACTATTCTGGACTTTCAAAAGAGCAATTAGAACAGACAACTAAAAGTGGAGACATTCTGATAATAAACCGAATTGCTTGGGGTAAATCATATCTAAAAAAGGGTGGTTATATCGAATTTCCCAAAAGAGGATTGGTAAAAATTACTGAGAAAGGGAAGAAGTATAGTACAACGGAATTGACATTGAAGCAAGTTGAAAATTCTGAAAACTACCTAGAGTTTTATAATCAAGAAAACTCTAAAAAGGATTCGACTCCTTCGGTAATTGAAAATGCATCGCCTCAAGACTTGATCGACGAAGGTTTTAACCAAATAGATATTCAAGTTAAAGATGAATTGCTAGAGAGACTGAAGGAAATAGATCCATTTTATTTTGAGAAAGTAATTCTCATTTTGCTCAAAAAAATGGGTTATGGTGATTTTGTTGAAACAGCTAAAACTGGAGATGGCGGAATTGATGGTATAATCAATGAGGACAAACTTGGATTGGATAAAATTTATATTCAAGCCAAACGATATGGAGAAAATAAAGTTCGAGAAAAGGACATCCGTAATTTTATTGGAGCAATGAGCGGAGACACTCAGAAAGGTGTATTCGTTACCACGTCATCCTTTGATGCAAGAGCAACTAAAAAGGCTCATGATGCGCATCATACGATTATTTTGATTGATGGATTAAAGTTAGTTGATCTTATGCATCAGTATAATGTAGGTATCCAAGTCAAAGCAGTATATGAAGTGAAAGAATTGGACAATGATTTCTTTGAATAA